The following are encoded together in the Pseudoalteromonas piscicida genome:
- a CDS encoding glycosyltransferase, whose amino-acid sequence MKHQFEYIAFVDAEKTPGVAKKIDSTVASAQKLGLNAKSTLLAPTMSGAWGFIKALLSTNTEVLFVRFSSLLFPFLFFPFLLARLRGTKIVVDVPTPRKSVLVELKTSEPRTLVRMFKQSISLLSGSWVLMPANLIVQYAQESAWYLFGVKHKTLKIGNGINIPEDLPVALSSWQADDTLNLIAVAQLADWHGYDRLLKAIAELVNKPDAPKVSLTIVGEGEAFEPLKKLAKSLKIDSQVEFTGFLSGARLDAQFNNAHIGIASLGLYRIGLDEASVLKAREYVARGLSVIGAANDPDFPADSNIRLMVSNSDSTNDITSLICELPTKTLMSPSELRKYAEENLSMESKLKRILDKLN is encoded by the coding sequence ATGAAACATCAGTTTGAATATATCGCTTTTGTAGATGCCGAGAAGACGCCCGGTGTCGCGAAGAAAATAGACAGTACAGTTGCTTCTGCGCAAAAGTTAGGCTTGAACGCTAAGTCTACTTTGCTTGCGCCAACGATGTCGGGAGCGTGGGGGTTTATCAAAGCCCTGTTAAGTACAAATACAGAAGTATTGTTTGTTCGCTTTTCTAGTTTATTGTTTCCATTTTTGTTTTTTCCTTTTTTGCTCGCGCGACTAAGAGGAACAAAAATAGTAGTGGATGTGCCAACGCCACGAAAGTCCGTGCTGGTAGAGCTTAAAACATCAGAGCCAAGAACGCTTGTAAGAATGTTTAAACAGAGTATCTCATTACTTTCTGGCAGTTGGGTGTTAATGCCTGCAAATCTAATAGTGCAATATGCGCAAGAATCTGCATGGTATTTATTCGGCGTTAAGCATAAAACACTTAAAATTGGTAACGGTATTAATATACCTGAAGATTTGCCTGTGGCGCTGTCATCTTGGCAAGCCGATGATACCTTGAATTTAATTGCGGTAGCGCAACTCGCAGATTGGCATGGATATGATAGGTTGTTGAAAGCAATCGCAGAATTAGTAAATAAACCTGATGCGCCGAAAGTCAGTTTGACTATTGTAGGCGAAGGGGAAGCGTTTGAACCTTTGAAGAAGCTGGCAAAATCATTAAAAATTGATTCACAAGTTGAGTTTACGGGGTTTTTATCTGGCGCTAGGTTAGATGCACAATTTAACAATGCGCACATAGGCATTGCGAGTCTAGGTTTGTACCGCATAGGACTTGATGAAGCATCGGTGTTGAAAGCCAGAGAGTATGTAGCAAGAGGATTAAGTGTCATTGGGGCTGCCAATGATCCGGATTTTCCAGCGGATTCTAATATTCGTTTGATGGTGAGTAATAGTGATAGCACGAATGATATCACGTCTTTGATTTGTGAGTTACCCACTAAGACACTAATGTCACCAAGTGAGTTAAGAAAGTATGCGGAAGAAAACCTGAGCATGGAGAGTAAGCTCAAGCGTATTTTAGATAAGTTAAATTAA
- the wecB gene encoding non-hydrolyzing UDP-N-acetylglucosamine 2-epimerase yields the protein MKVVTVIGARPQFVKAATFSRAVREHNQTSQKAVQEVIVHTGQHYDANMSDIFFEEMQIPKPDYSLGIGGGTHGQMTGRQLEEIEKVLLEEKPDWVLVYGDTNSTLAGALAAAKLHIPVAHVEAGLRSFNMRMPEEINRILTDQISKILFCPTDTAVQNLVREGFKDKSCQVRNVGDVMLDAASFYTQSAKRPAIPEYDSFYLCTIHRAENTDDENRLKSIITALNELSETQPVICPIHPRTQKLAECLGLEIKFDVIPPVSYFEMVWLLEHCEIVLTDSGGLQKEAYFFSKPCITMRDQTEWVELVNAGVNQLVGADKQAILNAVDAAKATNFAQAESLYGNGEAAKAILAALLEFESA from the coding sequence ATGAAAGTTGTAACAGTAATTGGGGCAAGGCCGCAATTTGTCAAAGCCGCTACATTTAGTCGCGCAGTCAGAGAGCACAATCAAACCAGCCAAAAAGCAGTGCAAGAAGTGATAGTTCATACGGGGCAACATTACGACGCCAATATGAGCGATATCTTTTTTGAAGAGATGCAAATTCCCAAGCCAGATTACAGTCTCGGAATTGGTGGTGGCACCCATGGACAAATGACCGGCCGTCAGTTGGAAGAGATTGAGAAGGTACTATTAGAAGAAAAGCCAGACTGGGTTTTGGTTTATGGTGATACCAATTCGACACTGGCTGGTGCATTAGCTGCAGCAAAGCTTCATATTCCGGTTGCTCACGTTGAAGCTGGGCTACGTAGTTTTAATATGAGGATGCCTGAAGAGATTAATCGTATCCTAACCGACCAAATCAGCAAAATTCTATTCTGTCCTACAGATACCGCTGTGCAAAACTTAGTACGAGAAGGCTTTAAAGACAAAAGCTGTCAGGTACGCAATGTCGGTGATGTGATGCTTGATGCTGCTAGTTTCTATACACAAAGTGCAAAGCGACCAGCTATCCCAGAATATGACAGTTTCTATCTGTGTACAATCCACCGAGCAGAAAACACCGACGATGAAAATCGTCTAAAAAGCATCATTACAGCACTAAATGAGTTATCGGAAACTCAACCTGTTATTTGCCCCATTCACCCTAGAACACAAAAATTAGCTGAATGCTTGGGTCTTGAGATTAAGTTCGATGTAATACCGCCGGTGAGTTATTTCGAAATGGTATGGCTATTAGAGCATTGCGAGATAGTACTAACGGATAGTGGTGGCCTGCAAAAAGAAGCGTATTTTTTCTCAAAGCCATGTATTACAATGCGAGATCAAACTGAGTGGGTTGAACTTGTCAATGCAGGTGTGAATCAACTAGTTGGCGCTGATAAACAGGCAATTTTAAATGCGGTTGACGCTGCAAAGGCAACGAACTTCGCTCAAGCTGAGAGCTTATATGGTAACGGTGAAGCCGCGAAGGCGATATTGGCAGCTCTTCTGGAGTTTGAAAGCGCCTAA
- a CDS encoding WecB/TagA/CpsF family glycosyltransferase: MLDNKLSSKTVFDKLLVESTKGLPRSIAVTFVNPFSYSLLSKNARLLSGLDIIFSDGSLHTKLHNTFNQNKIQRLSFDFSSIAVDVLRFANQTGKRIAFIGAKPGLVDVAVKNYDSMFPDLNVVFKHHGYVNDAALKSQVIADLNQQQPEIIVCGMGTPKQDEFIVELKNALDAPALLFTCGGFIEQSAIKADYYHPLVKKLGLRWLQRAVLHKHVRQRLVREYPKFVVSYLRAQMKNKRTQSIEEANPREK; the protein is encoded by the coding sequence GTGTTAGATAACAAACTGTCCTCCAAAACAGTATTTGATAAATTACTAGTAGAGAGTACAAAAGGGCTGCCGCGTAGCATCGCTGTGACTTTTGTAAATCCATTTTCATACTCACTATTGAGTAAGAATGCTCGTCTATTATCGGGACTGGACATTATTTTTTCTGATGGGTCGTTGCATACAAAATTACATAACACTTTTAACCAAAATAAAATTCAGCGATTAAGCTTCGACTTTTCTTCGATAGCAGTCGATGTTTTACGCTTTGCCAATCAAACAGGAAAACGCATCGCCTTTATTGGCGCAAAACCGGGATTAGTTGATGTCGCTGTCAAAAATTACGATAGCATGTTTCCGGACCTCAATGTCGTTTTTAAGCATCATGGTTATGTAAATGATGCGGCACTTAAGTCACAAGTCATCGCTGATCTTAATCAGCAGCAGCCAGAAATTATTGTTTGTGGTATGGGGACTCCAAAGCAAGATGAATTTATTGTTGAATTAAAAAATGCTTTAGATGCTCCTGCCTTACTGTTCACTTGTGGCGGATTTATTGAGCAGTCAGCAATTAAAGCTGACTATTATCACCCTTTAGTAAAAAAACTTGGATTACGTTGGTTGCAAAGAGCGGTATTGCATAAGCATGTTCGTCAAAGACTTGTAAGAGAATACCCTAAGTTTGTTGTAAGCTATTTGCGCGCACAAATGAAAAATAAACGCACTCAGTCAATCGAAGAAGCCAACCCTCGCGAGAAATAG